A portion of the Shewanella sp. SNU WT4 genome contains these proteins:
- the pspB gene encoding envelope stress response membrane protein PspB: MDLDLLIAPIIIFLVVVAPIWLVLHYRSKKQVNQGFTEEEFTQLNELIVKADKMSQRIASLEAILDTDSPEWRSRHE; this comes from the coding sequence ATGGATTTAGATCTGCTCATCGCCCCGATTATTATTTTTTTAGTGGTGGTTGCACCTATCTGGTTGGTGCTGCATTACCGCAGTAAGAAACAAGTTAATCAGGGCTTTACCGAGGAAGAGTTTACTCAGCTAAATGAGTTGATTGTTAAGGCCGATAAAATGAGCCAGCGCATAGCAAGCTTAGAGGCAATCCTTGATACCGATAGCCCAGAGTGGAGGAGTCGCCATGAGTAG
- the pspC gene encoding envelope stress response membrane protein PspC: MSRGTLYRNRAQGKIAGVCAGLADYFNFETWLVRVVVVSIFLLGGSGVVFILYIALWVILDETPKTQNMDAYHKESGLKKKAWQAGEPAKQALADLNGRFRAIDIRLQNIERHVTSDQYDLKRQINNL; encoded by the coding sequence ATGAGTAGAGGCACCTTATACCGCAATCGCGCGCAGGGGAAAATCGCTGGAGTGTGCGCAGGCCTTGCAGACTACTTTAACTTTGAGACCTGGTTAGTGCGAGTTGTAGTTGTATCGATTTTCTTACTGGGCGGCTCTGGCGTAGTGTTTATTTTGTATATAGCGCTGTGGGTCATCCTTGATGAGACGCCAAAAACGCAAAATATGGACGCTTATCATAAAGAGTCAGGGCTTAAAAAGAAGGCGTGGCAAGCAGGTGAGCCCGCTAAACAAGCGCTAGCAGATTTGAACGGCCGTTTTCGCGCCATTGATATTAGATTGCAGAATATCGAGCGCCATGTAACGTCGGATCAATATGATTTAAAGAGACAAATCAATAATCTTTA